Proteins co-encoded in one Nicotiana sylvestris chromosome 7, ASM39365v2, whole genome shotgun sequence genomic window:
- the LOC104228447 gene encoding uncharacterized protein: MEESGPSREEPTSWEDLYKVNLVPSELFLKFRKEIEGFRVGVNLEFYNNPSNEYLAKLVLKPLAPERRWKFICEPLHHEVRLLSKKIPVTKFLNLQVGIGHNFQMHATGWKWKLTTCLGGDGVSRIRNKTSLGLCPGVDFRFGWRADYVLPEITGAVGTGEPLFNMNSGRLEASLDRVEAIFSQ, encoded by the exons ATGGAGGAGAGTGGCCCAAGTAGAGAAGAACCGACATCATGGGAAGACCTTTACAAAGTAAATTTGGTGCCTTCAGAGCTTTTTCTCAAATTTAGAAAAGAAATTGAGGGTTTTCGGGTTGGCGTTAACTTGGAG TTTTATAACAATCCAAGCAATGAATATCTTGCAAAACTGGTTTTAAAGCCTTTAGCCCCTGAACGGCGATGGAAGTTCATATGTGAGCCTTTGCATCATGAAGTGCGCCTTCTATCGAAAAAGATCCCAGTAACAAAATTTCTGAATCTTCAG GTAGGAATAGGCCATAATTTTCAGATGCATGCAACAGGCTGGAAATGGAAGCTCACGACTTGTTTGGGTGGAGATGGTGTCTCCAGGATCCGGAATAAGACGTCACTTGGATTATGTCCCGGTGTGGATTTTCGTTTCGGGTGGAGAGCAGACTATGTTCTTCCTGAAATTACTGG GGCTGTAGGAACCGGTGAACCATTGTTCAATATGAATTCTGGACGATTAGAAGCATCACTGGATAGAGTGGAGGCCATTTTTAGCCAATAA